One stretch of Streptomyces sp. NBC_01142 DNA includes these proteins:
- a CDS encoding peptidoglycan-binding protein — MTVPVFEEYEPAADCDCAGCVQQRRFLAAGGHPAGRGCRRALVVFTAAGMALSSAGAGSAGAVGHPDKVARSDGVARSDVAARVVAGGAVIEGVAGGGAVVGPGKAFEPEPITEQGDPGPLYGPPLGGTPGNPGPLPTAPLRKMTRAEIINRAKTWVKAAVPYNMDRYWSDGYRQDCSGYVSMAWNLAGNEWTGSLAGFGTRILREDLQPGDILLFHNLSNPSKGSHVTIFGGWVDYTHTYYNAYEQTPPNARKQATPMAYWNNSAGYVAYRYKGLTASSSAGVTGTTVPDDPAGTTVPDDPAGTTVPAGPTGAVTSFPGPRSFGPGAENPYVTQLGEMLVARGGTRFYPDGPGSRWSEADRLATRAFQLAQGWQGTDADGMPGPKTWRLLATGQGENIPAAGAGGPAGTSAGTGAGTGAAAPRYPGGGYFRPGRSSTYVTQLGRQLVQRGYGRHYAIGPGPQWSEADRRNVEAFQRAQGWRGASADGFPGPETWRRLFLA, encoded by the coding sequence ATGACCGTGCCGGTTTTCGAGGAGTACGAGCCCGCGGCCGACTGCGACTGCGCGGGCTGCGTCCAGCAGCGCCGTTTCCTTGCCGCCGGCGGGCACCCCGCAGGGCGCGGCTGCCGCCGGGCCCTGGTCGTGTTCACCGCGGCCGGCATGGCGCTGAGCAGCGCAGGGGCGGGCTCGGCCGGCGCCGTCGGCCATCCGGACAAAGTGGCGCGGTCGGACGGAGTGGCGCGGTCGGACGTGGCCGCGCGTGTCGTGGCCGGGGGAGCTGTGATCGAGGGAGTCGCAGGTGGCGGAGCAGTGGTCGGCCCGGGCAAGGCCTTCGAACCGGAACCGATCACCGAGCAGGGTGATCCGGGACCGCTGTACGGCCCGCCCCTCGGCGGCACCCCCGGCAACCCCGGCCCCCTCCCGACGGCCCCGCTGCGCAAGATGACGCGGGCCGAGATCATCAACCGCGCCAAGACATGGGTGAAGGCGGCGGTCCCGTACAACATGGACAGGTACTGGTCCGACGGGTACCGCCAGGACTGCTCCGGCTATGTCTCGATGGCATGGAATCTGGCCGGTAACGAGTGGACGGGAAGCCTCGCCGGGTTCGGCACCCGGATTCTCCGCGAGGACCTGCAGCCCGGTGACATCCTGCTCTTCCACAACCTCAGCAATCCGTCCAAGGGCTCGCACGTCACGATCTTCGGCGGCTGGGTCGACTACACGCACACGTACTACAACGCCTACGAGCAGACGCCGCCGAACGCCCGCAAGCAGGCGACGCCCATGGCGTACTGGAACAACTCCGCCGGCTATGTGGCCTACCGCTACAAGGGCCTGACCGCGAGCAGCAGCGCCGGCGTGACGGGTACGACCGTCCCCGACGACCCGGCGGGCACGACCGTCCCCGACGACCCGGCCGGCACCACCGTTCCCGCCGGCCCGACGGGCGCCGTCACCTCCTTTCCCGGCCCGCGGTCCTTCGGGCCCGGTGCGGAGAATCCGTACGTCACCCAGCTCGGCGAGATGCTCGTCGCGCGCGGCGGCACGCGGTTCTACCCCGACGGGCCCGGGTCGCGCTGGAGCGAGGCGGACCGGCTGGCCACCCGGGCCTTCCAGCTCGCCCAGGGCTGGCAGGGCACGGACGCGGACGGCATGCCGGGCCCGAAGACCTGGCGGCTGCTGGCGACCGGGCAGGGCGAGAACATCCCGGCGGCGGGTGCGGGCGGCCCCGCCGGGACAAGCGCGGGGACGGGCGCGGGTACGGGTGCCGCGGCCCCGCGGTACCCGGGGGGCGGGTACTTCCGGCCCGGCCGCTCCAGTACATACGTCACCCAGCTCGGCCGGCAGCTGGTGCAGCGCGGTTACGGGAGGCACTACGCCATCGGGCCCGGGCCGCAGTGGAGCGAGGCCGACCGGCGCAATGTCGAGGCGTTCCAGCGGGCCCAGGGCTGGCGGGGCGCCTCGGCCGACGGCTTCCCCGGCCCGGAGACCTGGCGGCGGCTCTTCCTCGCCTGA
- a CDS encoding cellulose synthase catalytic subunit yields MTSTPDGARQPNDPSRTTQLRVPAHMRSGAARLRPKKALPRYDYEHYSRLAGPLTQPDPNKPYKVQYRSLLSQEPHRIRAALLLGAAPLLSLGLFAWLMQPQHWTERDPNLKNDTLLILDIVMLVSIGLIELFRTMNVLSNAHATLVARDPVPVVPETGTRVAFLTSFVPGKEPLEMVTKTLEAAVKIRHRGLMHVWLLDEGDDPAVKEVCARLGVHHFSRKGIARWNQPTGAHRAKTKHGNYNAWLEAHGSDYDFFASVDTDHIPLPNYLERMLGYFRDPDVGFVIGPQVYGNYDTFVTKAAESQQFLFHALIQRAGNRYGAPMFVGTSNAVRIKALKQIGGLYDSITEDMATGFEMHRAKNPDTGNRWRSVYTPDVLAVGEGPTAWTDFFTQQLRWSRGTYETIMKQYWKGFYSLPPGKLFNYTMMIIFYPMSALNWILAALSCALFLGMGASGVQIDPAIWMMLYGNASALQIGLYIWNRRHNVSPHEPEGSGGLAGMVMSALSAPIYARSLMDAVLRRKSKFVVTPKGDSSSPDTLFGTFRIHLFFILVFGGSLGSSFYFGHDHPAMITWATLAMLITAAPIFAWRHGMRAEKKKRRGRHGSGGQPPAPAPETHVPQQKPSHAADQTIQIALGGRKK; encoded by the coding sequence ATGACGTCGACGCCAGACGGCGCCCGGCAGCCCAACGACCCATCCCGGACGACCCAGCTCCGGGTACCTGCGCATATGCGCAGCGGTGCCGCCCGCCTGCGCCCCAAAAAAGCGCTGCCGCGGTACGACTACGAGCACTACAGCCGGCTCGCAGGTCCCCTCACCCAGCCGGACCCGAACAAGCCCTACAAGGTGCAGTACCGCTCGCTGCTCTCGCAGGAGCCGCACCGCATACGGGCCGCCCTGCTGCTGGGCGCGGCGCCCCTGCTGTCGCTGGGCCTGTTCGCCTGGCTGATGCAGCCTCAGCACTGGACCGAGCGCGATCCCAACCTCAAGAACGACACGCTGCTCATCCTCGACATCGTCATGCTCGTCTCGATCGGTCTGATCGAGCTCTTCCGCACGATGAACGTCCTGTCGAACGCGCACGCCACCCTGGTGGCGCGCGACCCCGTCCCCGTGGTGCCCGAGACCGGCACCAGGGTCGCCTTCCTCACCTCCTTCGTACCGGGCAAGGAGCCCCTGGAGATGGTGACGAAGACGCTCGAGGCGGCCGTGAAGATCCGGCACCGCGGGCTCATGCACGTCTGGCTTCTCGACGAGGGCGACGACCCGGCCGTCAAGGAGGTGTGCGCCCGGCTCGGCGTCCACCACTTCTCCCGCAAGGGCATCGCACGGTGGAACCAGCCCACGGGCGCACACCGTGCCAAGACCAAGCACGGCAACTACAACGCCTGGCTCGAGGCGCACGGCAGCGACTACGACTTCTTCGCCTCCGTCGACACCGACCACATCCCGCTGCCCAACTATCTGGAGCGGATGCTCGGTTACTTCCGCGACCCCGACGTCGGTTTTGTCATCGGCCCGCAGGTCTACGGCAACTACGACACCTTCGTCACCAAGGCCGCCGAGTCGCAGCAGTTCCTCTTCCACGCCCTGATCCAGCGCGCGGGCAACCGCTACGGCGCCCCGATGTTCGTCGGCACCTCCAACGCCGTCCGTATCAAGGCGCTCAAGCAGATCGGAGGCCTGTACGACTCGATCACCGAGGACATGGCCACCGGCTTCGAGATGCACCGCGCCAAGAACCCGGACACCGGCAACAGGTGGCGCTCGGTCTACACCCCGGACGTGCTGGCCGTCGGCGAGGGGCCCACGGCCTGGACCGACTTCTTCACCCAGCAGCTGCGCTGGTCGCGGGGCACATACGAAACGATCATGAAGCAGTACTGGAAGGGCTTCTACTCCCTGCCGCCGGGCAAGCTCTTCAACTACACGATGATGATCATCTTCTACCCGATGTCGGCCCTCAACTGGATTCTGGCGGCGCTGAGCTGTGCGCTGTTCCTGGGCATGGGCGCCTCGGGTGTGCAGATCGACCCGGCGATCTGGATGATGCTGTACGGCAACGCCTCGGCCCTCCAGATCGGTCTCTACATCTGGAACCGCCGCCACAACGTCTCGCCGCACGAACCCGAGGGCTCCGGCGGACTCGCGGGCATGGTGATGTCCGCGCTCTCCGCGCCGATCTACGCACGCTCGCTGATGGACGCCGTGCTGCGCCGCAAGAGCAAGTTCGTGGTGACCCCCAAGGGCGACTCGTCCAGTCCGGACACCCTCTTCGGCACCTTCCGGATTCATCTCTTCTTCATCCTCGTCTTCGGTGGATCGCTCGGCTCCTCCTTCTACTTCGGGCACGATCACCCGGCGATGATCACCTGGGCCACGCTGGCCATGCTGATCACGGCGGCACCGATCTTCGCGTGGCGGCACGGCATGCGCGCGGAGAAGAAGAAGCGCCGGGGGCGGCACGGAAGCGGCGGGCAGCCGCCCGCCCCGGCGCCGGAAACCCATGTGCCGCAGCAGAAGCCCAGTCACGCAGCCGACCAGACCATACAGATCGCCCTTGGGGGACGTAAGAAATGA